A genomic region of Magnolia sinica isolate HGM2019 chromosome 6, MsV1, whole genome shotgun sequence contains the following coding sequences:
- the LOC131249108 gene encoding uncharacterized protein LOC131249108, whose amino-acid sequence MGSEIEKQHEPGLPVENKDESQKKSKISYSRDFLLSFSELDICKRVPAGFDASILSEFGDASYIIPEWQKSSGGLSLQSSRYGSSPPNRADSLQSSYSRGSHGRWDTRSSGSNDRDGDSQSDRDSVTQDTGKRYGNQSRRSWQNPEHDGLLGSGAFPRPSGYAGGTLAPKARGNDNFLLNRSNEPYHPPRPYKALPHSRRDFSDSINDETFGSAECSSQDRAEEERKRRASFELMRKEQHKALQEKLKHPDKHKEQLNTGIGAFLENSDDGKSLWSKNDDKLEDDVTPVSQSDSGKHAFPTPAPASRPLVPPGFATAILEKNLGAKSLVPTPGLEVGNIGFEDDVTHTGHAKHSLVGNGPGSDRENEKPLSVSVPSHKQEDEIQTVCVPSMSANEKTVIPSSGFEVSDCSFGSENPSSRTSSLQEARESWVDSAVTDFDAEKVTRCGIAGTVDQDHSATILDKLFGNALAVNGVGSPSFVEHHDSKPDEDTWSTVPSQASKFAHWFQEEKKPVDGHSSSTARDLLSLIVSNEKGGAQVSVGSDEKAIEHFQTIFPSENIEVSQNLITSSSTSPTLGIPESLYQHGKPDTSLGVLTCEDLEQSILAEVKESSAHLHSMEVPWSVSDAKVELQKANVDDLASQHLLSLLQKGTSLKEPTSSPFFDMESSNTLGVPGITGMADGASAGSAENIHNTEKTLTLEALFGKAFMNELQSVGAPVSAHRGSVGGGIRNDVSEPHGLSFPIADDGFFRSTVEYASSKPGHEGNSLASNQPQETLSDRLQGHWLGFDDPRTNGSKLGAVIGFDDRADEAVDFQLPEGDLLNDPVNHETSMFMPVGAAAKREEFISSEAPIDIADKLAALNSLMNEERPVTSLDNPPIYRGAYNPVESELPYQHLHGRPSSPQFPHQMNHTRPSFHSLDHHTQRNPQMSFIGPESIHHDPQHAFPPNIFHHPFHGPGAPRFDPARHSLPQHIPPMPGNFPPPHLLQGLPRGVPLSHPMNHMPGYMPELTPMQGFPLNHRQPNYGGLGTAMPGPVGDGGNHLEVLERLMEMELRANSKQMPPAAAGHGPGIYGPELDMAFRYR is encoded by the exons ATGGGTTCAGAAATTGAAAAGCAACATGAGCCAGGATTACCAGTCGAAAATAAAGATGAATCTCAAAA GAAGTCAAAGATTTCATATAGCAGggattttcttttatcttttagcGAGCTTGATATATGCAAAAGGGTGCCTGCTGGTTTTGATGCatcaattttaag TGAATTCGGGGATGCATCCTATATCATACCCGAGTGGCAAAAAAGTTCTGGAGGTTTATCTTTACAAAGTTCTAGGTATGGTTCAAGCCCACCAAATAGAGCGGACAGTCTACAAAGTAGTTATTCCCGAGGAAGCCATGGAAGGTGGGATACTCGTTCTTCTGGATCAAATGATAGGGATGGAGACTCACAGTCTGATCGGGATTCAGTTACCCAAG ATACTGGAAAACGTTATGGGAATCAATCTCGGCGTTCTTGGCAAAATCCAGAGCATGATGGGCTTCTGGGAAGTGGCGCTTTTCCAAGACCATCTGGATATGCTGGAGGAACCTTAGCTCCAAAGGCTAGGGGGAATGATAATTTTCTTCTCAATAGGAGCAATGAACCATACCATCCCCCACGCCCGTATAAG GCACTACCTCACTCACGGAGAGACTTTTCTGACTCGATTAATGATGAAACATTTGGTTCTGCTGAATGCTCAAGTCAGGATAGGGCAGAggaggaaagaaaaagaagag CTTCCTTCGAGTTGATGAGAAAGGAACAACACAAAGCATTGCAAGAGAAGCTCAAACATCCAGATAAGCATAAAGAACAACTGAACACTGGTATTGGTGCATTTTTGGAGAACTCTGATGATGGAAAGAGCCTTTGGAGTAAAAATGATGACAAATTAGAGGACGATGTCACACCAGTTTCCCAGAGTGATTCTGGCAAGCATGCTTTCCCCACACCGGCTCCTGCATCTAGACCACTTGTACCTCCCGGTTTTGCAACTGCCATTTTAGAGAAGAATCTTGGAGCAAAATCTCTGGTCCCCACCCCTGGGCTAGAG GTTGGCAATATTGGATTTGAGGATGATGTAACCCATACGGGCCATGCCAAACATTCCCTGGTAGGAAATGGCCCTGGCAGTGATCGGGAGAATGAAAAGCCATTATCAGTAAGTGTTCCCTCCCACAAGCAGGAGGACGAGATTCAGACTGTATGTGTCCCCTCTATGAGTGCAAATGAAAAGACTGTGATTCCGTCATCAGGTTTTGAGGTTTCTGACTGTTCATTTGGTTCTGAGAATCCATCCTCTAGAACTTCTAGCCTACAGGAAGCCAGAGAAAGTTGGGTGGATAGTGCAGTTACAGATTTTGATGCTGAGAAAGTGACAAGGTGTGGAATTGCTGGTACAGTTGATCAGGATCATTCTGCAACAATTCTTGACAAGCTGTTTGGTAATGCTTTGGCAGTGAATGGTGTTGGCTCACCTAGCTTTGTGGAG CATCATGACTCGAAACCAGATGAGGACACATGGAGCACTGTACCATCTCAAGCTTCCAAGTTTGCTCATTGGTTTCAAGAAG AGAAAAAACCTGTCGATGGTCACTCATCTTCCACTGCCAGAGACTTACTTTCACTAATTGTCAGTAATGAGAAAGGTGGAGCCCAGGTGTCTGTAGGTTCTGATGAGAAAGCCATTGAACACTTCCAAACAATCTTCCCTTCTGAAAATATTGAAGTTTCCCAGAATCTTATAACATCATCTTCAACTTCCCCCACATTGGGAATTCCTGAGTCACTTTATCAACATGGCAAACCAGACACAAGTTTGGGAGTTCTTACTTGTGAGGACCTTGAACAGTCAATCTTGGCAGAAGTTAAAGAAAGCAGTGCACATTTGCACTCTATGGAAGTACCTTGGAGTGTCTCGGATGCAAAAGTTGAACTGCAAAAGGCCAATGTGGATGATCTTGCGTCCCAACATCTTCTTTCTTTGTTACAAAAAGGAACCAGCTTGAAAGAGCCAACATCATCTCCCTTTTTTGATATGGAGTCATCCAACACACTTGGTGTTCCTGGCATTACCGGTATGGCTGACGGTGCAAGTGCCGGGAGTGCTGAAAATATTCATAACACTGAAAAAACCCTGACTCTCGAAGCACTATTTGGGAAAGCCTTCATGAACGAGTTACAGTCAGTTGGTGCTCCAGTCTCTGCACACAGAGGCTCAGTTGGTGGAggtattagaaatgatgtttcaGAGCCTCATGGATTATCATTTCCAATTGCAGATGATGGTTTCTTTCGTTCCACAGTTGAATATGCATCCAGCAAGCCTGGCCATGAAGGGAATTCCTTGGCATCAAACCAACCTCAAGAAACACTATCTGATAGGCTTCAGGGGCATTGGTTAGGTTTTGATGATCCTCGAACAAATGGATCAAAACTAGGCGCTGTTATTGGATTTGATGACAGAGCTGATGAGGCAGTGGATTTTCAGCTGCCTGAAGGGGACTTGCTTAATGATCCTGTTAACCATGAAACCTCCATGTTCATGCCTGTTGGTGCTGCAGCTAAAAGGGAGGAGTTCATATCCTCAGAGGCACCAATTGATATTGCTGATAAACTAGCGGCTCTGAATTCCCTCATGAACGAAGAAAGACCTGTGACATCTTTGGACAACCCGCCTATATATCGTGGTGCTTACAATCCAGTGGAATCTGAACTTCCGTATCAGCATTTGCATGGCCGACCATCTTCTCCACAGTTTCCTCACCAGATGAATCACACAAGGCCTTCATTCCACTCTCTAGATCACCACACTCAGAGGAATCCTCAGATGAGTTTTATTGGCCCTGAAAGCATCCATCATGATCCCCAGCATGCTTTCCCTCCAAATATTTTTCATCACCCTTTCCATGGCCCAGGTGCACCTAGGTTTGATCCTGCTCGTCATTCATTGCCACAGCACATCCCCCCCATGCCAGGAAATTTCCCACCACCTCACTTACTTCAGGGACTTCCTAGAGGTGTACCACTCTCTCATCCGATGAATCACATGCCTGGTTACATGCCCGAGTTGACCCCAATGCAAGGCTTTCCTTTGAATCATCGGCAACCTAATTACGGTGGCCTGGGAACGGCAATGCCAG GCCCCGTTGGCGATGGTGGTAATCACCTGGAGGTACTAGAAAGGTTAATGGAAATGGAGTTGAGAGCGAATTCAAAGCAGATGCCACCTGCTGCTGCTGGACATGGCCCCGGGATCTATGGTCCTGAGCTCGACATGGCTTTCAggtatagatga